A stretch of the Desulforamulus ferrireducens genome encodes the following:
- a CDS encoding MBL fold metallo-hydrolase, with protein sequence MTLINLTDQVMVFKGPTNMGVIKATNDTAVVIDTGLDESIARKLLREVEKEGLQIKAIINTHSHADHTGGNAFLVARTSAAVYASEVETPFVENPLLEPAMLAGGATPWKELRGKFLMAKPSKVSETLTSGSVSINGITLEIIPLPGHSLGHIGVLCDNILFTGDAYISSKTLEKHGIPYNIDITAYLSSLAKLQELKCSWYVPAHAEPAQDITDLLEKNRSTVLRQIQLIEDWLKEPQTAEDLLVKLCSHLGAVAANTGLFYLYRSTVLAYLSYLYENNVIQTTLEDNRLLWFK encoded by the coding sequence GTGACTCTCATTAATTTAACTGATCAGGTAATGGTATTTAAAGGACCCACCAATATGGGGGTCATCAAAGCAACCAATGATACAGCCGTGGTGATAGACACCGGCCTTGACGAATCCATTGCCCGCAAGCTACTGCGGGAAGTGGAAAAGGAAGGTTTACAGATTAAAGCTATTATCAACACCCATTCCCACGCTGATCACACCGGGGGTAATGCATTCCTGGTGGCACGTACCAGTGCAGCTGTTTATGCTTCCGAGGTGGAAACTCCCTTTGTGGAAAACCCTTTATTGGAACCAGCCATGCTGGCCGGTGGGGCTACCCCCTGGAAGGAACTGCGTGGTAAATTTCTCATGGCCAAGCCCAGTAAAGTAAGTGAAACATTAACCAGCGGTAGTGTATCCATTAACGGTATAACTTTGGAGATCATTCCCCTCCCCGGTCATAGCCTGGGCCACATAGGTGTGCTATGCGATAATATCCTTTTTACCGGGGACGCTTACATTAGCAGCAAGACATTAGAAAAACACGGCATTCCCTATAATATCGATATCACCGCTTACCTGTCCAGTTTAGCTAAACTACAGGAGCTAAAATGCAGCTGGTATGTGCCAGCCCATGCTGAACCGGCCCAGGATATAACCGACCTGCTGGAAAAAAACCGCAGCACGGTGCTGAGGCAAATCCAGTTAATTGAGGATTGGCTCAAAGAGCCGCAAACTGCTGAAGATTTACTAGTCAAACTGTGCTCCCACCTGGGTGCTGTGGCTGCTAATACCGGCCTGTTCTATTTGTACCGCAGCACGGTGTTAGCCTACCTGTCCTACTTATATGAGAACAATGTCATCCAAACCACCCTGGAAGATAACCGCTTACTCTGGTTTAAGTAG
- a CDS encoding YraN family protein yields MTFYRKGLGSRGEEEAVAYLSGLGYQIMTRNYRCRLGELDIIAKDQQGVLVFVEVRSRAGHSHGLPEESINYRKQNKLRMLAQQYLLTHPKLKEAPCRFDVVAVEFTPNGEKKDIRHIKNAF; encoded by the coding sequence GTGACTTTCTATCGCAAGGGCTTAGGCAGCAGGGGGGAAGAGGAGGCAGTAGCCTACCTGAGTGGCTTGGGCTACCAGATAATGACCAGGAATTATCGTTGCCGCCTGGGTGAATTAGACATTATTGCTAAGGATCAGCAGGGTGTGTTGGTTTTTGTGGAGGTGCGTTCCCGGGCGGGGCATAGCCACGGCCTGCCAGAGGAGAGTATAAATTATCGGAAACAAAACAAGCTTAGGATGCTGGCGCAGCAGTATTTGCTGACGCATCCTAAGCTTAAGGAAGCTCCCTGTCGTTTTGACGTGGTGGCTGTGGAGTTTACTCCCAATGGCGAGAAAAAGGACATTCGCCATATTAAAAATGCCTTTTAG
- a CDS encoding peptidylprolyl isomerase — protein sequence MRTKQLGVFILLLLICLLAAPITVFAATNLKLGLPNQPVDDIVFTESAKEAIKSNRDLIFVLPKGVTFTDQPVVEVTSGNLKLDSVTTESNSEGREYLKVRIKSESSVPSTIRLSGIRLTLDRTVPNGPVYLEVTGDAINETDALFPGRDVLKVQLGEVIGTLPDMSVAFKVGSQIYYQNGSPKVMDATPYIKENRTFVPLRFLLNTLGVNERDISFDNGKVTLNQGSHRIELAIGSNKMMVNGQERLMDVAPEEQNGRVMLPVRSVAEILGAQVDFIEDQIIISKKPANTSNNKQYQSPPEMAIDLNKQYIAEINTNLGTFKIKLLASQTPVTVNNFVFLAKNNFYDGVKFHRVIKGFMIQTGDPTGTGAGGPGYTFQDELPPVLPYDTGIVAMANSGPNTNGSQFFICNGEGAKALNNNPNYTVFGQVIEGMEVVQKISATPVQKNKFGELSSPIEDIYIESITIKEE from the coding sequence TTGAGAACTAAGCAACTGGGAGTTTTCATATTATTGCTGTTAATTTGTCTGCTGGCAGCACCAATTACTGTTTTTGCTGCAACTAACTTAAAATTAGGACTACCTAATCAACCGGTGGATGACATTGTTTTTACTGAATCAGCTAAAGAAGCTATCAAAAGCAACAGAGATTTGATTTTTGTTTTACCTAAAGGAGTTACTTTTACTGACCAGCCGGTGGTTGAAGTTACCAGCGGCAACCTAAAGCTTGATTCAGTAACAACTGAGAGTAACTCAGAGGGACGGGAGTATCTTAAGGTAAGAATTAAGAGTGAAAGCAGTGTACCCAGTACCATCAGATTAAGTGGCATTAGACTTACTTTAGACCGCACTGTGCCCAATGGACCAGTATATTTAGAGGTTACAGGCGACGCTATTAATGAAACAGATGCTCTTTTCCCCGGGCGGGACGTACTTAAAGTACAGCTCGGTGAAGTAATTGGTACGCTACCGGATATGTCTGTGGCCTTTAAGGTTGGCTCCCAGATTTATTACCAAAATGGTAGCCCGAAAGTGATGGATGCTACACCCTATATTAAAGAAAACAGAACCTTTGTGCCACTTAGATTTTTGCTTAATACCTTAGGCGTAAATGAAAGGGATATTTCCTTTGATAACGGGAAAGTAACCTTGAATCAGGGTTCGCATAGGATAGAGTTGGCTATTGGTTCCAATAAAATGATGGTTAATGGCCAGGAACGTTTAATGGATGTTGCACCGGAAGAGCAAAACGGCCGGGTAATGTTGCCGGTACGCTCTGTGGCGGAAATCCTGGGGGCCCAGGTGGACTTTATCGAGGACCAAATTATTATTAGTAAGAAGCCGGCAAATACAAGTAATAATAAACAATATCAGTCTCCACCGGAGATGGCCATAGACCTTAATAAACAATATATTGCTGAGATAAACACTAACCTTGGCACCTTTAAGATTAAGCTGCTGGCATCTCAAACACCTGTAACGGTAAATAACTTTGTCTTCCTGGCAAAGAATAACTTCTATGACGGTGTTAAGTTTCACCGGGTCATCAAAGGCTTTATGATCCAGACCGGAGACCCCACAGGCACCGGAGCCGGTGGCCCCGGCTATACTTTCCAGGATGAATTACCCCCTGTCTTACCCTATGACACTGGCATTGTAGCCATGGCCAACAGTGGCCCCAATACCAACGGCAGCCAATTTTTCATTTGCAACGGGGAGGGGGCTAAGGCACTCAATAACAACCCCAACTACACTGTGTTTGGTCAGGTGATAGAGGGTATGGAGGTTGTACAAAAAATATCAGCAACTCCGGTACAAAAAAATAAGTTTGGGGAACTAAGCTCGCCTATAGAGGATATCTATATTGAAAGTATTACTATAAAGGAAGAGTAA
- a CDS encoding aminotransferase class I/II-fold pyridoxal phosphate-dependent enzyme produces MKLQDFKLERYFAKYEFNAPYLLCCSDCESFTVKEILELGGSAAADDFANLWLGYTEAQGHPELRRVIANLYRTVSEHNVLVCSGAEEAIFIFMNTALNRGNHVIVQYPCYQSLHEIARSIGCEITHWEMNEENNWQPDLDFLKSKIKDNTRAIIINSPHNPTGFSFSQDAFNQIVHLAREKNILLFSDEVYRGLEYDQSDQLPAACDIYENAVSLGVMSKTYGLAGLRIGWIATHNQAIYQQMASFKDYTSICNSAPSEFLATLALRHHEQLAERNLGIIKKNLQLLDHFFSKYEHLFNWQKPKAGPIAFPSIKWDGHVEDFCHDLVTKQGVLLLPGNYYDFGERNFRIGFGRKNMPQCLEALEKYLCDKLG; encoded by the coding sequence TTGAAACTGCAAGACTTTAAACTGGAGAGGTATTTTGCTAAGTATGAATTTAACGCCCCCTACCTGCTTTGCTGTTCTGATTGTGAATCCTTCACGGTCAAAGAAATTCTGGAACTAGGCGGTTCAGCTGCAGCCGACGACTTTGCCAATCTCTGGCTCGGTTATACCGAAGCCCAGGGGCATCCCGAATTACGGAGGGTTATTGCTAACTTGTACCGGACTGTGTCTGAGCATAATGTTCTGGTCTGCTCCGGGGCGGAAGAGGCAATTTTTATTTTTATGAACACTGCCCTCAACAGGGGAAATCACGTCATTGTTCAGTATCCTTGCTACCAATCCCTGCATGAGATTGCCCGTTCCATAGGCTGTGAGATTACCCACTGGGAAATGAACGAGGAAAATAACTGGCAACCGGATCTGGATTTTCTGAAAAGCAAGATTAAAGACAACACCAGGGCTATCATCATTAATTCACCCCATAATCCCACTGGTTTTTCCTTTTCCCAGGATGCCTTCAATCAAATTGTTCATTTAGCCAGAGAAAAAAATATCCTGCTCTTTTCCGATGAGGTCTACCGGGGACTGGAATATGACCAAAGTGATCAGTTACCAGCAGCCTGTGACATTTATGAAAATGCCGTATCTCTGGGGGTAATGTCTAAAACCTACGGTTTAGCCGGTTTAAGGATTGGCTGGATCGCCACCCATAACCAGGCAATTTACCAGCAAATGGCCTCCTTTAAGGACTATACCTCCATTTGCAACAGTGCTCCCAGTGAATTTTTAGCCACCCTTGCCCTCAGGCATCATGAGCAACTGGCAGAGCGCAACTTAGGAATTATTAAAAAGAACCTGCAACTACTAGATCATTTCTTTAGCAAATATGAGCATCTGTTCAACTGGCAAAAACCTAAAGCCGGCCCCATTGCCTTCCCCAGTATTAAATGGGATGGCCATGTGGAAGATTTTTGTCATGACCTGGTCACCAAGCAAGGAGTGCTTTTACTGCCGGGAAACTACTATGATTTCGGTGAGCGAAATTTTAGAATAGGATTTGGACGAAAAAATATGCCCCAGTGTTTAGAGGCTTTAGAGAAGTATCTCTGTGACAAGCTGGGTTAG